In the Pleuronectes platessa chromosome 8, fPlePla1.1, whole genome shotgun sequence genome, one interval contains:
- the atg2a gene encoding autophagy-related protein 2 homolog A isoform X2, which yields MSRWLFPWSGSIKKRACRYLLQHYLGHFLQERLSLDQLGLDLYNGSGVIKEINLDVWAVNELLESLGAPLEIVDGFVSSIVVTIPWQALLTDHCTLEISGLQITCRPKYRTSGGWDSQGWSTSMTSSMQLAQECLKDPPEASEEPPAPLEGLEMFAQTIETVLRRIKVTFIDTIVRIEHQPQDLETGIALEMHIKRLEYFDEAVRDPASQTAVPVDIHQPPAFLHKILQLSAVQLFYDSNGTVQVHPDSAQASEGEEEEEEEEEEEEEEEEEEEGGEEVDDAEPKPLAAPHCPPSQPLLIGSCSGFIETTVKIKKNDMLPGPKLELDGKVGCVHMLLTPDQITHLTDLLAALCIETEPDTKCGGVHSRPLDSDDLRLIEDDLSKQLGSSPRDREWDEEPDLEPYVTGLENGEMFFSMGPAGMSSSVTSVRSGSELSDSDMESSTHSLASFTQPVSLSGQGMMNCPRRYPVAGSLSNLPQASSRTRGRSHSGQSEQLKPEALLRLTLGGLTLTLLQEDQPTSLDRASSLTQVSQVFFRELAFFKDSMFSERDFQHLRVGFAKACPHSHLRLTGAAVQVACETRSGRRHSRAVTSDLSFSRLELLECLWEDGNPQYSELLQFQKSGLFTIGAAARPCAQLHYSLSERTLRKGKQRVVRRDSVVRVELGELCAELDLDILSRLGNLSKAFSHCPTQRAGPGLVQTQSSELCSSFTLLSPHAVLRLRFPIPDLRPLPERRPPTQRAVRQEILVLELTDLELKHQEAPDLQGSQTTPGQPWAPCLTQLLEASFTDLHGSYEGWEGGSFPCIRVKRNRDSLPRLSVHVRGGEAQGPATGLSGTNLIRDLGAAFFESHCELNDKASSPFSSNRTMFETEEMVIPADPEEMRQFQAQCVAQCQCAVDISLPLAYILLPSKQAFQSVYNRINNDLLMWEPPPPPPPSSHSPDHSRHRLDEFQLCKSAFRLDSDSEEEEPPFYLASESAGKSGLRPNHNLSLLSLTVIIGQGRLQARTDRKEDQSHGEIVLDLEGGKIFSVAQHQNDPNLNFLCLESRRVELYHKAVVKDTPIPQRLEMPSFTPPKHLDPTIYPTEVGVSSVSGREGELQMLSTAIKITLDLERNVKEFLVAVRLQGATMRHHMTQTNQSWHEQLVDFLDVIDDPILGYTAPAVITVLHTHLATCAVDYRPLYLPLRVLFTAESFSLSSNIIVDTATFHLRFILDDSALYLSDKCEMDTVDLRRDYVCVLDIDLLELAITTWKGRDTVKLTQPLFELRCSNNVVHLHTCADSCAALVNVLQYLVAQGDLHPPLRHASPTEIAGQKLPLSETPASVLPCPPAETAEINQYDLADALIDTEKSYREDSSDPGSPSMQRGSPVSVYLFPGEASKRGPSILQAEDSELDGLVATATEAQVDMMSEEGSDGSTDNDDFCILEAPGMGIPPRDGEPVVTVLAQGPVRVKESHFSRPRGSCDLLRAPSRFPVPQSRVVLREISVVWHLYGGKDFGGKPISIHAQQANRGRSTPAGIRGSPSRSAASSRPQNSWRWAGGTGRQHTLLMEIQLTKVSFQHESYQQAVAGPDGEVSLPAVVTAGPFNEQPLSRQVFIVQELEVRDRLASSQLNKFLYLYTSESMPRRAHSSMLTVKALQLCPESGLGGPECCLRVSLLPLRLNIDQDALFFLKDFFSNLASYVNPYLPVDPATEVKADPSPKASEEGEAAAGLGPDLTASVETTFSEQSSSSAGSTSSSDQPIYFREFRFTSEVPIWLDYQGKHVVIEQGTFAGILIGLAQLNCSELKLKSLCCRHGLLGVDKVIQYAVTEWLTDIRKNQLPGLLGGVGPMHSVVQLFHGVRDLFWLPIEQYRKDGRIIRGLQRGAASFGTSTASAALELSNRLVQAIQATAETVYDILSPTPPLNRYAITEGRAPSSRPRRAAQPADLREGVAKAYDTVREGVMDTAQTLCDVASRGHEQKGLPGAVGGVLRQIPPTVVRPLIVASEATSNLLGGMRNQIKPDARKEDFLKWRTEDGQE from the exons ATGTCTCGCTGGCTCTTCCCCTGGTCGGGCTCTATCAAGAagcgggcctgtcggtacctcTTGCAGCACTACCTCGGCCACTTTCTGCAGGAGAGGCTGAGCCTGGACCAGCTGGGCTTGGACCTGTACAACGGCAGCGGTGTCATCAAGGAAATCAACCTCGATGTCTGG GCGGTcaatgagctgctggagtctctgggAGCTCCCCTGGAGATAGTGGATGGCTTTGTGAGCAGCATAGTGGTGACCATTCCATGGCAAGCGCTCCTGACTGATCACTGCACCCTAGAAATTTCTGGTCTTCAGATAACATGTCGACCAAAGTACCGGACCA GTGGGGGCTGGGACTCCCAGGGCTGGTCAACCAGCATGACCTCCAGCATGCAGTTGGCTCAGGAGTGCTTGAAAGACCCCCCAGAGGCGTCCGAGGAGCCGCCTGCCCCACTGGAGGGGCTTGAGATGTTTGCACAAACCATTGAGACTG tccTTCGTCGTATTAAAGTCACCTTCATTGACACTATCGTTCGCATCGAGCACCAGCCCCAGGACCTGGAAACAGGCATTGCCTTAGAAATGCACATTAAACG GCTGGAGTACTTTGACGAGGCGGTGCGAGATCCAGCCAGCCAGACTGCTGTGCCAGTCGACATCCACCAGCCACCTGCCTTCCTGCACAAGATCCTCCAGCTGAGCGCTGTCCAGCTGTTTTATGACAGCAACGGCACAGTGCAG GTACACCCAGATTCAGCACAGGCaagtgaaggagaggaggaagaggaagaggaggaggaggaggaggaggaagaggaagaggaggaggaggggggtgaagAAGTTGATGACGCAGAGCCAAAGCCCCTGGCTGCCCCTCACTGTCCTCCATCTCAGCCACTGCTCATAGGAAGCTGCTCTGGTTTCATCGAGACCACCGTCAAGATCAAAAAGAACGACATGCTGCCTGGACCAAAG TTGGAGTTGGATGGGAAGGTGGGCTGTGTCCACATGTTGCTGACTCCAGATCAAATAACTCATCTGACAGACCTGCTGGCAGCCCTCTGCATAGAAACTG agcCAGATACTAAGTGTGGTGGAGTCCACAGCCGCCCGTTGGACTCAGACGACCTGCGTTTGATTGAGGATGATCTCAGTAAACAGCTGGGTTCCAGTCCCAGGGACAGGGAGTGGGATGAAGAACCCGACCTGGAGCCCTATGTCACCGGCCTGGAGAATGGAG aaatgtttttctcaatgGGTCCTGCTGGGATGAGCAGTAGCGTGACATCTGTGCGATCAGGCAGCGAGCTGTCAGACAGTGATATGGAGTCCTCTACACACAGTCTTGCCAGCTTCACACAGCCTGTATCACTTTCTGGACag GGCATGATGAACTGTCCCAGGAGGTATCCTGTAGCGGGCTCTCTGTCGAATCTACCGCAGGCCAGCAGTCGCACCAGAG GACGCTCACAcagtggccaatcagagcagctgAAGCCTGAAGCTTTGTTGCGTCTGACGCTTGGCGGGCTCACCCTAACCCTTCTGCAGGAGGACCAGCCCACTAGCCTTGACAGAGCCTCATCATTGACGCAGGTGTCTCAGGTGTTCTTCCGGGAGTTGGCCTTCTTCAAAGACAGCATGTTCAGTGAGAGAGACTTCCAGCATCTGAGAGTTGGCTTTGCCAAAGCCTGTCCACACTCTCATCTGAg GCTGACGGGAGCAGCAGTGCAGGTTGCTTGTGAGACACGAAGCGGCAGGCGCCACAGCCgagctgtgacctctgacctttcctTCAGCAGACTGGAGCTGTTAGAGTGCCTCTGGGAGGACGGAAATCCTCAGTACAGTGAG CTGCTTCAGTTCCAGAAATCTGGTCTGTTCACAATTGGAGCTGCAGCCAGACCATGTGCCCAATTACACTACAGCCTCAGTGAAAGAACCCTGCGCAAG GGTAAACAGCGGGTAGTGCGGCGGGACAGTGTGGTGCGGGTGGAGCTGGGGGAGCTGTGTGCCGAGTTGGACCTGGACATCCTGAGTCGCCTGGGGAACCTGAGCAAAGCCTTCAGCCACTGCCCCACACAGAGAGCTGGACCTGGACTTGTACAG acccagagcagtgagctgtgctcctccttcaccctcctctcccCACACGCTGTCCTCAGGCTGCGTTTCCCCATTCCTGACCTGCGGCCCCTCCCTGAGCGTCGGCCCCCAACTCAGAGGGCAGTGCGGCAGGAGATCTTGGTGCTTGAGCTGACAGACCTAGAACTGAAGCACCAGGAGGCCCCGGACCTCCAGGGCAGCCAGACCACGCCGGGACAGCCGTGGGCTCCCTGCCTCACCCAGCTGCTGGAGGCCTCCTTCACCGATCTGCACG GGTCATATGAGGGCTGGGAGGGCGGCTCTTTCCCCTGCATCAGAGTGAAGAGGAACCGTGACTCTCTCCCCAG GTTATCAGTGCATGTGCGTGGAGGTGAGGCTCAAGGCCCGGCAACCGGTCTGAGTGGGACCAATCTCATCAGGGACCTGGGGGCCGCCTTCTTTGAAAGTCACTGTGAACTCAACGACAAAGCCAGCTCTCCGTTCTCCTCCAACCGCACCATGTTTGAGACTGAGGAG ATGGTGATTCCAGCCGATCCAGAGGAGATGCGTCAGTTTCAGGCGCAGTGTGTTGCTCAGTGTCAGTGTGCTGTTGACATTAGCCTGCCGCTGGCCTACATCCTTCTGCCCAGCAAACAGGCTTTCCAGAGCGTCTACAACAG GATCAACAATGACCTGTTGATGTGGgagcctcctccccctcctcccccctcaagCCACAGCCCCGACCACAGCCGCCATCGTCTTGACGAGTTCCAGCTCTGCAAGTCGGCCTTCAGACTGG ATTCTgattcagaggaggaagagcctCCATTCTACTTGGCCAGTGAATCAGCTGGAAAGTCAGGTCTGCGCCCAAACCACAACCTgagcctcctctccctcactgtGATTATCGGCCAAGGACGGCTTCAAGCcagaacagacagaaag GAGGACCAGAGTCATGGGGAGATTGTACTCGACCTGGAGGGAGGGAAGATTTTCAGTGTGGCGCAGCACCAGAATGACCCTAATCTCAATTTCCTGTGTCTGGAGAGCAGACGAGTAGAGCTCTATCACAAAG CGGTGGTAAAAGACACCCCCATCCCACAACGGTTGGAGATGCCGAGCTTCACTCCCCCAAAACACTTGGACCCTACCATCTACCCCACAGAGGTGGGTGTGAGCAGCGTGAGCGGCAGGGAGGGGGAACTACAGATGTTATCCACAGCCATCAAAATCACACTGGACCTCGAGAGGAATGTTAAG GAGTTCCTAGTTGCCGTTCGACTTCAAGGTGCCACCATGAGACATCACATGACGCAGACCAATCAGAGCTGGCATGAACAG CTGGTCGACTTCCTGGATGTCATTGATGATCCCATTCTGGGATACACAGCACCTGCTGTCATCACTGTCCTCCACACGCACCTCGCTACCTGTGCCGTCGACTACAG ACCTCTGTATCTGCCTCTGAGAGTGTTGTTCACTGCAGAGTCCTTCTCTCTGTCCAGTAACATTATCGTCGACACCGCCACCTTCCACCTCAG ATTCATCCTGGATGACTCTGCTCTCTACCTCTCTGACAAATGTGAGATGGACACCGTTGACTTGAGGAGAG attatgtgtgtgtcctggacATCGACCTGCTGGAGCTGGCCATCACCACATGGAAAGGCAGAGATACAGTTAAATTG ACTCAGCCTCTCTTCGAGCTCCGTTGCTCCAACAACGTGGTCCACCTGCACACCTGCGCTGATTCCTGCGCCGCCCTCGTTAATGTGCTGCAGTACCTGGTCGCCCAGGGGGACCTGCACCCCCCACTGCGACACGCCTCACCCACTGAGATCGCCGGCCAGAAATTACCA CTGTCAGAGACCCCTGCCTCTGTGCTGCCCTGCCCTCCAGCTGAAACCGCTGAGATAAACCAGTACGATCTGGCTGATGCCTTAATAGACACAGAGAAGAGCTACCGAGAAGACAGCTCAGATCCAG GTTCTCCCTCAATGCAGAGAGGCTCACCTGTCTCGGTTTACCTGTTCCCTGGTGAAGCCTCGAAGCGCGGCCCCTCCATCCTGCAGGCGGAGGACTCTGAGCTTGATGGATTGGTTGCCACAGCAACAGAGGCTCAGGTAGATATGATGTCGGAGGAAGGCTCAGACGGCTCCACGGACAACGACGACTTCTGCATCCTGGAGGCTCCTGGCATGGGCATTCCT CCCAGGGATGGGGAGCCTGTGGTGACAGTGCTAGCCCAGGGGCCAGTCAGGGTGAAGGAGAGTCACTTCTCGAGGCCTCGTGGCAGCTGCGATCTGCTCCGAGCTCCCAGTCGCTTCCCAGTGCCCCAGAGCAGGGTGGTGCTGCGGGAGATCTCTGTTGTCTGGCATCTATACGGGGGGAAAGACTTTGGCGGCAAGCCCATATCCATACATGCCCAGCAGGCAAAccg aGGTCGTTCGACCCCTGCTGGTATTCGTGGGTCCCCCTCTCGCTCTGCGGCTTCCTCTCGCCCCCAGAACTCCTGGCGGTGGGCGGGAGGCACCGGCCGCCAGCACACACTGCTGATGGAGATCCAGCTCACCAAG GTTTCCTTCCAGCATGAGTCCTACCAACAGGCAGTAGCAGGGCCGGACGGGGAGGTGTCGCTGCCAGCCGTGGTCACAGCCGGTCCCTTCAACGAGCAGCCCCTCTCCAGGCAGGTGTTCATCGTCCAGGAGCTGGAAGTTCGAGACCGACTGGCCTCCTCACAACTCAACAAATTCCTCTACCTCTACACCAGCGAGAGCATGCCCCGCCGAGCCCACTCCAGCATG cTGACAGTGAAGGCCCTGCAGCTGTGCCCAGAGTCTGGCCTTGGTGGTCCAGAGTGCTGTCTTCGGGTCAGTCTGCTGCCACTACGACTGAACATCGATCAG GATGCACTTTTCTTCCTTAAGGACTTTTTCAGTAATCTGGCTTCCTATGTTAACCCTTACCTGCCTGTGGACCCTGCAACTGAAG TGAAGGCAGACCCATCCCCGAAGGCGTctgaggagggagaggcagcTGCTGGTCTGGGACCTGACCTCACAGCATCCGTTGAAACTACCTTCAGTGAGCAgagctcctcctctgcaggttccacttcctcctctgaccAGCCAATCTACTTCCG GGAGTTTCGTTTCACCTCTGAAGTGCCTATCTGGCTGGATTATCAGGGCAAACATGTTGTCATTGAACAG GGAACGTTTGCAGGGATCCTGATTGGCCTGGCTCAGTTAAACTGTTCAGAGCTGAAGCTAAAGAGTCTCTGCTGCAGACATGG TCTCCTTGGTGTGGACAAAGTGATCCAGTACGCCGTCACAGAGTGGCTCACAGACATCCGGAAGAACCAGCTGCCGGGGCTTCTGGGAGGCGTTGGCCCTATGCACTCAGTTGTCCAGCTCT TCCACGGAGTGAGGGATCTCTTCTGGTTGCCCATAGAGCAGTACAGGAAAGACGGACGCATTATCCGAGGTCTCCAGAGGGGGGCAGCATCCTTCGGGACCTCAACAGCATCAGCTGCTCTGGAGCTCAGCAACAGACTAGTGCAGGCCATACAG GCCACCGCAGAGACGGTGTACGACATCCTTTCGCCAACACCACCTCTGAATCGCTACGCCATCACTGAGGGCCGGGCCCCCTCCAGCCGACCCCGCAGAGCCGCCCAGCCTGCTGACCTCAGAGAGGGTGTGGCCAAAGCCTATGACACAGTCAGAGAG ggAGTGATGGACACGGCTCAGACTCTGTGCGATGTAGCATCCCGCGGCCACGAACAAAAGGGTCTGCCTGGTGCTGTGGGCGGTGTCCTGCGGCAGATCCCTCCCACTGTGGTCCGACCTTTGATAGTGGCGTCCGAAGCCACGTCCAATCTGCTCGGTGGCATGAGGAACCAGATCAAACCAGACGCCCGGAAGGAGGATTTCCTGAAGTGGCGCACGGAAGATGGTCAAGAATGA